The genomic segment CGGTCATCAACGGCGTCGACCCGAAGGCGTTCGGCAAGCTGGTCGGCCTCGACTTCACCAGCGGCTCGGTGGCCGACCTGAAGGCGGGCACCGCGCTGGTCGACACGGACACGGCGAAGGACAAGGGCCTCAAGGCCGGCGACACGTTCCCGCTGAAGTTCGACGAGGACGGCAAGACGGTCCGGCTGAAGGTCGCGGGTGTCTACGAGGGCAACGAGATGCTCAACGGCCTCTTCGCCCCGACCTCCGTCGTCGACCCGCACCTGACCAAGCTCGTCGACAAGCAGGTCCTGGTGAAGATGAAGGGCGGCGCCTCGGACCGCGCCGAGAACGCCATCGTCGACGCGCTGGGCGACAACCCGGCCATCACCGTCCAGGACAAGGAAGACGTCAGCAACGCGGTCGCGGGCAGCATCAACATGATCCTGAACATGCTGTACGGCCTCCTCGCGATGGCCGTCCTGATCGCGGTGCTCGGCGTCATCAACACGCTGGCCATGTCGGTGTTCGAGCGCAAGCACGAGATCGGCATGCTGCGGGCCATCGGCCTGGACCGCGCGAAGGTCAAGCAGATGGTGCGCCTGGAGTCGGTCGTGATCTCGCTGTTCGGCGCGGTGCTCGGCATCGGCCTCGGCCTCTTCATGGGCTGGGCCGTGGGCGGCAGCATCGCCGAGAAGGTCACCACGTACTCGATGGAGATCCCGGTCGGCCGGATCGCGATCTTCCTGGCGATCGCCGCGGTGGTCGGCGTGATGGCGGCGGTGTGGCCGGCGCGGAGCGCGGCGCGTCTGAACCCGCTGATGGCCATCAAGAGCGAGTAGCTGCGCGGGCTTGAGCGGTTACGTGAGTGGGCCCTGGACGTCGACGCGTCCAGGGCCCACTCACATGCCGTCCCGGGGGCTCCGCCCCCGCATCGCCGCTGCGCGGCTCGTCCTCAAGCGCCGGACGGGCTGGTGCTCACCCGGCGGGCTGGATCTCGGCTTACCGCCAGTCCCTCGCCCTCAACGGCATCCCCGATGCCCCGTTCTCCGGCGTCTTCACCGCCAGGACCTGGTTCACGCCGATGCGGTTGCGTTCGAAGGCGAGGGCGGAGGCCGCCATGTAGAGCCGCCAGATGCGGGCCCGGCCGGGTGAGGTGAGGCGCTGGCCCTCCGCCCAGTGCGCCTCCAGGTTCGCGACCCAGCGGCGCAGCGTGAGGGCGTAGTGCTCGCGGATGGCCTCGACGTCGCGGACCTCGAACCCGGCCCGCTCCAGGAGGCCGACCGTGGTACCCAGGGGCGCGAGCTCCCCGTCCGGGAAGACGTACGCGTCGATGAACTCGTCGACGGAGTAGGCCGATTCGTCGGCCTGCGGGCGCCGCGCGATCTGATGGTTCAGGAGCCGTCCGCCGGGCCGCAGGAGGGCGTGGAGGTCGTGCGCGTACTCCAAGTAGCGTTCGGCGCCGACGTGTTCGGCCATGCCGATGGAGCTGATGGCGTCATACGGTCCGTCACGTACGTCGCGGTAGTCCTGGACGCGGATCTCGATCCGGTCCGTCAGGCCCTCCTCGGCGATCCGCTTCCTGGCGTAGGCGGCCTGCTCCTGGGAGAGGGTGACGCCGACGACGCTCACGCCGTGCTCGCGCGCCGCGTGGACCGCCATGGAGCCCCAGCCGCAGCCGACGTCGAGCAGGCGCATGCCGGGCTTGAGGGCGAGCTTGCGGGAGATGAGTTCGAGCTTGTCGCGCTGGGCGTCCTCCAGGGTGCCGTCGGGCGACTCCCAGTAGGCGCACGAGTAGACCATCGACGGGCCGAGGACCAGCTCGTAGAAGTCGTTGCCGACGTCGTAGTGGTGGCTGATGGCGCGGCGGTCGCTGCCCTTGGTGTGGAGGTGGAGGCGGCCGGGTCTGCGCATCTCCTCCGGGGGCGGCGCGGGCGGCAGGAAGGGCGCGGAGAGAGCGACGAGGGAACGGGCCGCGGCGCGGAACTCCGGGTCGCGCAGGGACTGCCGCAGGCTCGCGGAGCTGTCGGCGCGCTCCCAGATGAACTCCGCCATGGCGTCGAGCGCTTCGTAGAGGTCCCCGTCGACGTCCAGGTCACCGGCCACCCAGGCGCGCGCGAGGCCCAGCTCCCCCGGCTTCCACAGGAGGTGGCGCAGGGCGCGGCGGCGGCGCACGACGAGGGCGGGGGTGTTCGGCGGGCCTGCCTCCGACCCGTCCCAGGCGCGGATACGGACCGGTAGCGGGGCTCCCATGAGCTGCTCGGCGAGGGTCTTGAGCCGCTGTGCGGCGTCCTGCATGGCGCACACCTCCGTGGATGGGTCCAACACCCACGTAAACACCAAAGGGGGCCGTGCGCAGTCCCGTTGCCGCGTCATGGAACGGCAAAATAGATGGAGATGACATCTATATCGTGCGGGTACGCCGAAGGGGGCCGCCCGCACCACGGATGGCAGGCGGCCCCCTTCGGGGTGGATCAGCGACGCGAGGTCAGGAGGCCTTCGCCCGCTCCTCGGTCTTCGCCGCGGGAGCCGGCTCGGCGGCGGCGGCCGGCTTCGGAGCCGGCTTGGCAGCCTCGTAGAACTCCTCGCGCGGCGTCTCCATGGCACCGAGCGAGACGACCTCGCGCTTGAGGAACATGCCCAGCGTCCAGTCCGCGAAGACGCGGATCTTGCGGTTGAACGTCGGCATCGCCATGCCGTGGTACGCGCGGTGCATGTACCAGGCGAGACGGCCCTTGAGCTTGATCTTCATCTTGCCCATGACGATCATCGCGACGCCCTTGTGCAGGCCGAGACCGGCGACCGCACCCTTGTTGGCGTGGCTGTACTCCTTCTGCGGGAAGCCCCGCATGCCGGAGATGACGTTGTCGCCGAGGACCTTGGCCTGACGCAGCGCGTGCTGGGCGTTCGGCGGGCACCAGGCGTTCTCGTTGCCGGCCTTGCGGCCGACGACGTCCGGGACCTGGGCGTTGTCGCCCGCGGCCCAGATGTAGTCGGTGCCCTGGACCTGGAGGGTCGTCTGGGTGTCGACGTGGCCGCGCGGGCCGAGGGGCAGACCGAAGCGGGACAGCGCCGGGTTCGGCTTGACGCCCGCGGTCCACACGATCGTGTTCGAGTCGACCTCGAGCCCGTTGTTCAGGACGACGTGGCCGTCCACGCAGGAGTCCATGCCGGTCTTGAGGTAGACCTCGACACCGCGGCCCTCGAGGTGCTCCTTGCCGTACTGGCCGAGCTTCGGGCCGACCTCGGGGAGGATCTTGTCGGCGACGTCGACCAGCACGAAGCGCATGTCCTCGCGCTTCACGTTGTTGTAGTACTTGGCCGCGTCGCGGGCCATGTCCTCGACCTCGCCGATGGTCTCCGCGCCCGCGAAGCCACCGCCGACGAAGACGAAGGTCAGCGCCTTGCGGCGGACCTCCTCGTCCGTCGTGGAGTCAGCCTTGTCGAGCTGCTCGAGGACGTGGTTGCGCAGGCCGATGGCCTCCTCGATGCCCTTCATGCCGATGCCCTGCTCGGCGAGGCCGGGGATCGGGAAGGTGCGGGAGACCGCGCCCATCGCGATGACGAGGTAGTCGAAAGGCAGCTCGTAGGCCTCGCCGACGAGCGGCGCGACCGTGGCGACCTTGCGGTCCTGGTCGATGGTGGTGACCCGGCCGGTGAGGACTTCCGCCCTCGGCAGTACGCGTCGCAGCGGCACGACGACGTGCCGCGGCGAGATGCTGCCTGCGGCGGCTTCGGGGAGGAAGGGCTGGTAGGTCATGTACGAACGGGGGTCGACGACCGTGACGGTCGCCTCTCCGAAGCGCATCTTCTTGAGAATGCGCCGAGCTGCGTACAGGCCTACGTACCCACCGCCTACTACGAGGATCCTGGGACGCTCCGTGGTGCTCATGCCATCGAGTATCCACCTGCCGGACGGGGGTCGCTCGTGCGCCCCTTCACAAGCATGCCAAGGGCCTCTGCTACACTTCGCCGCCCACGTGACCCAGGTCATGGTGTCCGTGGGGAACCACAGTGTCACGCGAGTCGTTGTGCACCCCTTGTGAGCTGCGCTCCGAGGCCGCGGTCCGGACGAACCAGGCCCTCGCGAAACACTCCCGTCACCTGCGTGAAGCGCCCCCGTCACGGGCTCAGGCCTTCGAAAAGCCCCCTTTAGGCGGTCCGCCACCGACGAACCTCGCCCATCAGGGCCGAATTCCTTGTGAAGAACTTCACGAACTTTCCCGACGGAGTGTCGTCGGGGAGCCTTCCGACCCCCCTCCCGACCGCTCAGACGCTACAGGACGCGCTCAGGCGATGGACCAGCCGATGCCGTCCAGGATGTCGTGCTCGCTCACCACGACCTCGCGGGCGCCCACCCTGTCCATGATCGCCAGCAGGACCAGGGCGCCCGACGCGATGACGTCGGCGCGGCCCGGGTGCATCACCGGGATCGCGGCGCGCTCGGCGTGCGTGGCGCGGGTCAGGCGGTCGACGATGGCGCTGACCTGCTGGTACGGGATGCGGGCGTGGTGGATCGCCTGCGAGTCGTAGGCGTCGAGGTCCAGGGCGATCGCGGCGACCGTGGTGACCGAGCCCGCGAGGCCCACCAGCGTGCGGGCCTCCTTCAGCGGGACCGTGCGTTCGGCGAGGTCCAGGGCGGCCTCGATGTCGGCGCGGATCGCGTCGAGCTGCTCGGGCGCGGGAGGGTCGGTGACCACGCCGTCGCGTACGAGGTGGCGCTCGGTCATGCGGACGCAGCCGACGTCGACCGAGCGGGCCGCCTCCACCCGGTCCGTGCCGACCACGAACTCCGTGGAGCCGCCGCCGATGTCCACCACCAGGTACGGCTTCGCGAGGTCGTCACGGCCCGTCAGTTCCTTGGTGGCGCCGGTGAAGGAGAACTCCGCCTCCTGGTCGCCGCTGATGACCTCCGGCTCGACGCCCAGGATGTCCAGGACGCCGCGCACGAATTCGTCGCGGTTCTCCGCGTCGCGGGACGCGGACGTGGCGACGAAGCGGATGCGCTCGGCGCCGTGCTCCTTGATGACCGCCGCGTACTCGCGGCAGGCCGCGAAGGTGCGGTCCAGGGCCTCCTGCGCGAGGCGGCCCGTCCTGTCCACGCCCTGGCCGAGCCGGACGATCGTCATCCGCCGGTCCAGGTCGACCAGTTCACCCGTGGCCGGGTCGGCGTCCGCCACCAGGAGGCGGATCGAGTTCGTGCCGCAGTCGATGGCGGCGACCCGGGTCACTCGGCGTCCTCGGCGGCGCACGGCGTGACGCAGGGGCCCTTGGCCCACCACTCGGGGAGCATCTCGATGGCCTCGTCGCCCAGCGGGTTCACGCCGGGGCCCGCGGCCAGGGAGTGGCCGACCAGGACGTGCAGGCACTTCACGCGGTCCGGCATGCCGCCCGCGCTCGGGAAGCCCTCCAGGACCTCGATGGCGTCACGGCGCGCGATGTAGTCCTCGTGCGCGGCGCGGTACTGCTTCGCCAGCTCCTCGTCCGTCTTCAGCCGCTCCGACATCTCCTTCATCACGCCGTTGGCCTCAAGCGTGCCGATCGCGGAGGCGGCCCGCGGGCACGTCAGGTAGTACGTCGTGGGGAACGGCGTCCCGTCCGGGAGGCGCGGCGCCGTCTCGACGAC from the Streptomyces venezuelae genome contains:
- a CDS encoding SAM-dependent methyltransferase, which encodes MQDAAQRLKTLAEQLMGAPLPVRIRAWDGSEAGPPNTPALVVRRRRALRHLLWKPGELGLARAWVAGDLDVDGDLYEALDAMAEFIWERADSSASLRQSLRDPEFRAAARSLVALSAPFLPPAPPPEEMRRPGRLHLHTKGSDRRAISHHYDVGNDFYELVLGPSMVYSCAYWESPDGTLEDAQRDKLELISRKLALKPGMRLLDVGCGWGSMAVHAAREHGVSVVGVTLSQEQAAYARKRIAEEGLTDRIEIRVQDYRDVRDGPYDAISSIGMAEHVGAERYLEYAHDLHALLRPGGRLLNHQIARRPQADESAYSVDEFIDAYVFPDGELAPLGTTVGLLERAGFEVRDVEAIREHYALTLRRWVANLEAHWAEGQRLTSPGRARIWRLYMAASALAFERNRIGVNQVLAVKTPENGASGMPLRARDWR
- a CDS encoding NAD(P)/FAD-dependent oxidoreductase, producing MSTTERPRILVVGGGYVGLYAARRILKKMRFGEATVTVVDPRSYMTYQPFLPEAAAGSISPRHVVVPLRRVLPRAEVLTGRVTTIDQDRKVATVAPLVGEAYELPFDYLVIAMGAVSRTFPIPGLAEQGIGMKGIEEAIGLRNHVLEQLDKADSTTDEEVRRKALTFVFVGGGFAGAETIGEVEDMARDAAKYYNNVKREDMRFVLVDVADKILPEVGPKLGQYGKEHLEGRGVEVYLKTGMDSCVDGHVVLNNGLEVDSNTIVWTAGVKPNPALSRFGLPLGPRGHVDTQTTLQVQGTDYIWAAGDNAQVPDVVGRKAGNENAWCPPNAQHALRQAKVLGDNVISGMRGFPQKEYSHANKGAVAGLGLHKGVAMIVMGKMKIKLKGRLAWYMHRAYHGMAMPTFNRKIRVFADWTLGMFLKREVVSLGAMETPREEFYEAAKPAPKPAAAAEPAPAAKTEERAKAS
- a CDS encoding Ppx/GppA phosphatase family protein, which gives rise to MTRVAAIDCGTNSIRLLVADADPATGELVDLDRRMTIVRLGQGVDRTGRLAQEALDRTFAACREYAAVIKEHGAERIRFVATSASRDAENRDEFVRGVLDILGVEPEVISGDQEAEFSFTGATKELTGRDDLAKPYLVVDIGGGSTEFVVGTDRVEAARSVDVGCVRMTERHLVRDGVVTDPPAPEQLDAIRADIEAALDLAERTVPLKEARTLVGLAGSVTTVAAIALDLDAYDSQAIHHARIPYQQVSAIVDRLTRATHAERAAIPVMHPGRADVIASGALVLLAIMDRVGAREVVVSEHDILDGIGWSIA
- a CDS encoding DUF501 domain-containing protein: METPPPTTERTEPTDADVEAFKQQLGRPPRGLRAIAHRCPCGQPDVVETAPRLPDGTPFPTTYYLTCPRAASAIGTLEANGVMKEMSERLKTDEELAKQYRAAHEDYIARRDAIEVLEGFPSAGGMPDRVKCLHVLVGHSLAAGPGVNPLGDEAIEMLPEWWAKGPCVTPCAAEDAE